From Penicillium psychrofluorescens genome assembly, chromosome: 1, one genomic window encodes:
- a CDS encoding uncharacterized protein (ID:PFLUO_000194-T1.cds;~source:funannotate): MASSLPRPKRAGEDFTRSHHGDEEDGPSGSKKPRFDLRNPSALAPDALDDDPTLDADEIGRRGQQVRRKAINLDGYDSDSENEGFSARIEEKAKRSRAKHDADDDDMFAELQEDFGAEEIDADEALRKNKKSVRFLRDDEIEGQVASSKGGGALHADLSKGADEIDEEEGDSESEVGEDERAQVDEEIDKELGAGAKKKHAPLLDAFNMRSEQEEGRFDETGNFVRKAADPDAVYDSWMEGVSNKEIRKAKEAAEKREAERKEKDRMDDSLLTSEILKTIITHLERGETILESLARLGKGLPRKPKWQAKKKRKPANGGTEDVEMTDEDPNAAARKKAIDDITGAADILMSRGQADIYDTERELLTRQYRNETGEEWVDSPSAVAGDEAQQAPAMWEYRWADARDGGDAHGPYDSAMMQSWTSAGYFGEGVEFHRVGDTGPWSATVDFV, encoded by the coding sequence ATGGCAAGCTCACTTCCGCGCCCCAAGCGGGCAGGGGAGGATTTCACACGCTCTCACCatggcgacgaagaggacggcCCATCAGGGAGCAAGAAACCACGCTTCGATCTTCGCAATCCCTCGGCGCTAGCACCCGACGCGCTCGACGACGACCCCACACTAGACGCCGACGAGATCGGTCGCCGTGGCCAGCAAGTGCGTCGAAAAGCGATCAACCTCGACGGCTACGATTCCGACAGCGAGAATGAGGGCTTTTCGGCGCGGATCGAGGAAAAAGCCAAGCGCAGCCGGGCCAAACACGACGcagacgatgatgacatgTTTGCGGAGCTACAAGAAGATTTTGGCGCAGAGGAGATTGACGCCGACGAAGCATTGCGCAAAAACAAGAAGTCGGTTCGCTTTCTGCGAGATGACGAGATTGAGGGACAGGTCGCATCCTCgaagggcggcggcgcattACATGCCGATTTGAGCAAAGGTGCGGATGAGattgacgaggaagaaggggacAGTGAAAGTGAAGTGGGAGAGGATGAACGCGCACAagtcgacgaggagattgacAAGGAGCTTGGGGCCggcgcgaagaagaaacatGCGCCTCTACTGGATGCGTTCAATATGCGCTCGGAGCAGGAAGAGGGCCGGTTCGACGAAACGGGAAACTTTGTGCGCAAAGCAGCAGACCCTGATGCCGTCTACGATTCATGGATGGAGGGGGTGTCGAATAAGGAAATCCGCAAGGCCAAAGAGGCGGCCGAAAAACGCGAGGCAGAACGGAAGGAGAAAGACCGTATGGACGACAGCTTGTTGACATCCGAAATTTTGAAGACAATCATCACTCATCTCGAGCGTGGCGAGACAATATTGGAGTCACTGGCTCGACTCGGCAAAGGTCTACCCCGGAAGCCGAAATggcaggccaagaagaagaggaaaccTGCCAATGGTGGCACCGAAGACGTCGAAATGACAGATGAAGATCCAAACGCGGCCGCTCGGAAAAAGGCCATCGATGATATCACCGGTGCCGCCGACATCTTGATGAGCAGAGGCCAAGCGGATATCTACGACACCGAGCGCGAGCTTCTGACCCGGCAATACCGCAACGAGACGGGTGAAGAATGGGTTGATTCTCCTTCAGCAGTAGCCGGGGATGAAGCACAGCAAGCACCCGCGATGTGGGAGTACCGCTGGGCTGATGCAcgcgacggcggcgatgctCATGGGCCCTACGATAGCGCCATGATGCAGTCGTGGACGAGTGCAGGCTACTTCGGCGAAGGCGTTGAGTTCCACAGAGTTGGGGACACGGGGCCATGGAGTGCCACCGTTGATTTTGTATAA
- a CDS encoding uncharacterized protein (ID:PFLUO_000193-T1.cds;~source:funannotate) translates to MDDYSTKEAVLQLGILDPIVAEILKASPITPIDYDTVTVEQMRQGLDVFEQTSYDACPTHGTQESTMTIPMRDGYESELRVIQPPSRPASGTPLVVLLYGGGFFLGTTLQFVPWGRAVAALHGATVVLPSYRLAPEHKFPIGAHDVSDTMKWLAANATSLGADLSQGFVLAGGSAGGNLAIVAAHRAVKEQLSPPLTGLFACLPVCMSEHNVPEKYKHLWLSREQNALGPNCTLKDIEVQGQLLEQDELSEDWSPFNSDASFAAMPPTYVQVCGKDTLRDDGLIYEKVLRDHGVRTKLDVYPGMPHGFFMAWAQLTQSLKANVDAIAGIGWLLGKDVDRNEVERVWNLKKPIYK, encoded by the exons ATGGACGACTACAGCACCAAGGAGGCAGTGCTCCAACTGGGCATTCTAGATCCCATAGTGGCAGAG ATCCTCAAAGCCTCACCAATCACCCCAATCGACTATGACACCGTCACAGTTGAGCAGATGCGACAAGGCCTGGATGTATTCGAGCAGACAAGCTACGACGCCTGCCCGACGCATGGGACGCAGGAGTCGACAATGACCATCCCCATGCGCGACGGGTATGAAAGCGAGCTCCGCGTGATCCAGCCTCCCTCCCGACCAGCCTCAGGCACTCCACTTGTGGTGCTATTGTACGGCGGCGGGTTTTTCCTAGGCACGACCTTGCAGTTCGTTCCCTGGGGCCGAGCCGTAGCAGCTCTGCACGGTGCCACGGTAGTTCTGCCCTCGTATCGTCTGGCGCCGGAGCACAAATTCCCGATTGGCGCTCACGACGTCTCCGACACGATGAAGTGGCTCGCCGCGAATGCGACCTCGTTGGGAGCCGACCTCTCCCAGGGCTTCGTGCTGGCCGGCGGGTCTGCAGGCGGAAACTTGGCTATTGTTGCGGCGCACCGCGCAGTCAAGGAACAGCTGTCGCCGCCATTGACGGGACTGTTTGCCTGTTTGCCTGTCTGCATGAGTGAGCACAATGTGCCAGAGAAGTACAAGCACCTGTGGCTTTCGCGAGAACAGAATGCTCTCGGCCCGAACTGCACGCTCAAGGATATTGAGGTCCAAGGGCAACTGCTGGAGCAGGACGAGCTGTCGGAGGATTGGTCGCCATTCAATTCCGATGCCTCGTTTGCAGCGATGCCACCAACGTATGTCCAGGTGTGCGGCAAGGATACATTGCGAGATGATGGGTTGATATATGAAAAGGTGCTGAGGGACCATGGAGTCCGGACCAAACTGGATGTGTATCCGGGCATGCCGCATGGCTTTTTCATGGCCTGGGCACAACTGACACAATCGCTCAAGGCGAACGTCGATGCCATTGCAGGCATTGGTTGGCTATTGGGGAAGGACGTGGATAGGAATGAGGTTGAGCGAGTATGGAATCTAAAGAAGCCGATATACAAATAG
- a CDS encoding uncharacterized protein (ID:PFLUO_000192-T1.cds;~source:funannotate), whose amino-acid sequence MAAPISTVAESKELRGLNLIAAHSHIRGLGVDLDSLQPRASSQGLVGQEKARKAAAVILQMVKEGKIAGRAVLIAGPPSTGKTAIAMGMAQSLGSDVPFTMLASSEIFSMEMSKTEALTQAFRKSIGVRIKEESEIIEGEVVEIQIDRSVTGGNKQGKLTIKTTDMETIYDMGTKMIDSMTKERVMAGDVISIDKSSGKITKLGRSYARSRDYDAMGADTKFVQCPEGELQVRKEIVHTVSLHEIDVINSRSQGFLALFSGDTGEIRSEVRDQINTKVAEWKEEGKAEIIPGVLFIDEVHMLDIECFSYVNRALEAELAPIVIMASNRGQARIRGTTYTSPHGLPLDFLDRVVIVSTQPYSADEIRQILAIRAQEEEIDVSPDALALLTKIGEESNLRYASNIITTSHLLSQKRRAKEVSVDDVQRSFRLFYDPGRSVKFISDYEQRFIGDQGAVTFSAATNGDAMELS is encoded by the exons ATGGCTGCA CCAATTTCCACCGTCGCGGAGAGCAAGGAGCTCCGCGGTCTGAACCTCATCGCCGCCCACTCACATATCAGAGGTCTCGGTGTCGATCTCGACTCCCTACAGCCTCGGGCATCCTCTCAGggcctcgtcggccaggAGAAGGCgcgcaaggccgccgccgtgATCCTGCAGATGGTGAAGGAAGGCAAAATCGCCGGGCGCGCAGTTTTGATCGCAGGGCCCCCCAGCACCGGCAAAACAGCCATCGCAATGGGCATGGCACAATCGCTAGGATCGGATGTGCCGTTTACCATGCTTGCCTCCTCGGAAATCTTCTCAATGGAGATGTCGAAGACTGAGGCTCTCACCCAAGCATTCCGGAAATCGATCGGCGTGCGAATCAAAGAAGAGagcgagatcatcgagggTGAAGTGGTGGAGATTCAGATTGACCGCAGCGTGACTGGG GGCAACAAACAAGGAAAGCTCACAATCAAGACCACCGATATGGAAACGATTTACGATATGGGAACCAAGATGATCGACTCAATGACTAAGGAGCGGGTGATGGCGGGAGACGTGATCTCGATTGACAAGTCCTCGGGCAAGATCACCAAGCTCGGTCGATCGTACGCTCGCTCGCGAGACTACGACGCGATGGGCGCCGATACCAAGTTCGTCCAATGCCCCGAGGGCGAGTTGCAGGTTCGCAAGGAGATCGTCCACACTGTCAGCCTCCACGAGATCGACGTGATCAATTCCCGGTCACAAGGCTTTTTGGCTCTGTTCTCCGGCGACACCGGCGAGATTCGCAGCGAGGTCCGGGATCAGATCAACACCAAGGTGGCagagtggaaggaagaaggcaAGGCCGAGATCATTCCCGGTGTCTTGTTTATCGATGAGGTGCACATGCTCGACATTGAGTGTTTCTCCTACGTCAACCGCGCTCTGGAGGCTGAACTGGCGCCCATcgtcatcatggccagcaacCGGGGCCAGGCGCGGATCCGCGGCACCACCTACACCTCGCCTCACGGGTTACCGCTTGACTTTTTGGACCGGGTTGTGATTGTGAGCACGCAGCCGTACTCGGCCGATGAGATCCGTCAGATCCTGGCCATCCGGGCccaggaggaggaaatcGACGTGTCGCCCGACGCTCTGGCGCTCCTGACCAAGATCGGCGAAGAGTCGAACCTCCGCTACGCCAgcaacatcatcaccacgtCGCACCTCCTCAGCCAGAAGCGTAGGGCCAAGGAGGTCAGCGTCGACGACGTCCAACGTAGCTTCCGGTTGTTCTACGACCCGGGGCGCAGCGTCAAGTTCATCAGTGACTATGAGCAGCGGTTTATTGGCGACCAAGGGGCCGTGACGTTCTCGGCGGCCACCAACGGGGATGCGATGGAGCTTTCGTAA